In a single window of the Leptospira harrisiae genome:
- the thiM gene encoding hydroxyethylthiazole kinase, which produces MSQSIIQNTIEDLESLRSKSPLVHNITNYVVMNNTANALLAIGASPIMAHAIEEVEEMVTICSATVINIGTLSEPWIQSMEKAAAKAVSLGKPLILDPVGAGASNLRNMAIRRILGAGSPSIVRGNASEILSTLNSSGKTKGVDSTDSSESAVDSGKSLSKVTGGVVVISGATDYILSGTEKAQVRNGDVLMTKVTGLGCTASAICGAFAAIQSNQFRAATSAMAVMGIAGEMAKSKTSSPGSFQVAFLDALFEIGADTIKQKLNGE; this is translated from the coding sequence ATGTCTCAATCAATCATTCAAAACACTATCGAAGACTTAGAAAGTTTGCGTTCTAAGTCCCCTCTTGTTCATAATATCACAAATTACGTAGTCATGAATAACACTGCCAATGCACTTCTTGCCATTGGTGCATCCCCCATTATGGCTCATGCCATTGAAGAAGTGGAAGAGATGGTTACAATCTGTTCGGCAACTGTCATTAACATTGGAACTTTATCTGAACCGTGGATCCAAAGTATGGAAAAAGCTGCTGCCAAAGCGGTGTCTCTTGGTAAACCGTTAATCTTAGATCCTGTAGGTGCAGGTGCGAGTAACTTGCGTAATATGGCAATTCGTCGAATTCTTGGAGCAGGTAGTCCAAGTATTGTTCGTGGGAATGCTTCTGAAATTTTATCAACTCTCAATTCCTCGGGAAAAACAAAAGGTGTAGATTCCACCGACTCTTCCGAATCAGCAGTGGATTCAGGGAAGTCACTTTCCAAAGTCACTGGCGGAGTTGTCGTTATCTCTGGTGCCACCGATTACATCTTAAGTGGGACAGAAAAAGCCCAAGTTCGAAATGGAGATGTTTTGATGACCAAGGTCACTGGGCTTGGATGTACGGCCTCAGCCATTTGTGGAGCCTTTGCAGCCATCCAATCCAATCAATTTCGTGCTGCCACTTCTGCGATGGCAGTGATGGGAATTGCCGGAGAAATGGCAAAATCCAAAACCTCCTCTCCTGGGAGTTTCCAAGTTGCATTTTTAGATGCCCTATTTGAAATCGGAGCCGATACCATTAAACAAAAGTTAAATGGTGAATAA
- a CDS encoding response regulator, producing the protein MNKAILFVDDEQIILMSLKSQLKKHFGNEYRYETAQNTEEAWSIIEELAEEGIDILIIISDWLMPNQRGDEFLRDVHKTYPGIKKIIISGHIDELSLNKLRAEVDLHSFLNKPWSESDLIKKVEDAIAKIA; encoded by the coding sequence ATGAACAAAGCCATCCTCTTCGTTGATGACGAACAAATCATTCTGATGAGTCTGAAGTCTCAGCTGAAAAAACATTTTGGGAACGAGTATCGTTATGAAACTGCCCAAAATACAGAAGAGGCTTGGTCTATCATTGAAGAGTTGGCAGAAGAAGGTATCGACATCCTCATCATCATCTCTGATTGGCTTATGCCCAACCAAAGGGGTGATGAATTTCTTAGGGATGTCCACAAAACTTATCCAGGGATAAAGAAAATAATTATTTCAGGTCATATTGATGAACTTTCACTCAATAAATTACGAGCGGAAGTTGACCTACATAGTTTTTTAAACAAACCTTGGTCTGAATCGGATTTAATCAAAAAAGTAGAAGACGCCATTGCGAAGATTGCCTAG